The Leptospira selangorensis sequence GGTTCCGTGGACTTAGCAGGTATTCTATTAAAGATCGGACTATTTGCATATGTTAGAGTAGTGATCCCGATTTTTCCCCAGGTATTTTTAGAATATCGTAATCTATTAATTGTACTTGCGGTTGCGGGGATCGTTTATGGCGCTCTGGTAGCCTTAACTCAGAAAAACAGCAAACGTCTGGTGGCCTTCTCTTCTCTTTCGCATATGGGTTTTTGTATTTTAGGGATTTTAACTCTGACCGAAGAAGGTGTGGCAGGCGGGATGCTCCAAATGGTGAATCATGGATTCACTTCCGGGCTTTTATTCTTTATATTAGGATTTTTGCATGAAAGAACCGGAAGTAATGAATTAAAAGATTATTCCGGTCTTGCTAAGTCCGCTCCGTTTTTGGCAGTAGCGATCGGTTTGGCTGCTTTTGCAAGCGCCGGTCTCCCGGGAACAAACGGATTTGTGGGAGAATTTTTAGTCCTTATCGGAACTTTTAAATACAGCCTTATATACGGATTTTTGGCGGGAACTGCGGTGATCTTCGCAGCAGGGTATATGTTATACTTTGCTCGAAACTTATTATTTGGTGAGCCGAATTCTTTATCTTCCGGTTTATCCCCTTTAAATGGACGGGAGAAGTTCATAATCATTATAGTTTCGGGAATTATAATATTAACCGGGATTTTTCCTAATATTCTACTAACGTATCTGAAACCGAGCGCTCGAGTAGTATTAAATCTGACTTCTAAACAAGCATTACAAGAAAGAGCCTTTTTGGAACAAGAAGGTACTTTGAAGAACACCAAGAAGAAATTTATAAATTATAGGACCTTGGGTACCGAGCCTCCAAGTTACGAGGATAGGATCGGTTCCGGAAGAGGAACAGGGATCCCAGGTAAAAAGACTGTGTCCCAAGAGGCGGAAGAATGAATTTAATTCCAAATTCAAATGATCTAATTTCTATACTTCCAATTCTGGTACTTTCCGGAGGAGGGATCTTATTACTTGGATTACAGTTTTTTTTCCAAGGGTTTGAGTTTAGGATCGTAAGATTCACTTCCGGTTTGGTTTTGATCGCTGCATTCTTCTCCTTGTTCGTTGCTCAATCGAATCCTGGAGTGGGATCCTATTTTTCAGGACATTATGAAATTTCCACATTAGGTTTTTGGTTCGGGGCATTATACTTGATCGCCGCATTCTGTACGGTTCTTGCTTCTCCTAGAGTATTAGAACAACATAATATGGAATTCCCCGAGTTTTATCCTCTTCTTCTTTTTTCAGTGGTTGGAATGTTCCTAATGACTTCCGGAACGGATACTGTTACGATCTTTGTCGGATTGGAATTGATGTCCGTATGTTTGTATGTTCTAGTGGGAATGGCAAGAAGTGATGTTTATTCTTTAGAAGCTAGCCTGAAGTATTTTCTTTTAGGGAGTTTTTCTACCGGATTTTTCTTATTCGGAATGGCTTTCTTATTCGGAGGATCGGGCACAACTCATCTGCAAGATTCTTTAAAACCTTTGCTGAGTGCAGGATTCGATTCCAATTTTACAAAGATCGGATTATTACTTCTATTAACCGGGATATCATTCAAGATCGCATTATTTCCTTATCATTCTTGGACACCCGATGCTTACGAAGGTGCCTTGACTCCGGTAACAGGATTTATGGCTACAGCTTCTAAGTCCGCTTCTATGGGATTATTGCTGGTCGTATTCTCAAAACTTCCTGTTTCAGCTTCGGTAGGAGAATGGACCTGGATTATGGGAATTTTAGCTCTGATGTCCATGACTTACGGAAACTTTGTGGCTTTAAAGCAAACAAGTTTAAAGAGAGTTTTGGCATATTCTTCCATCGCTCATGCAGGCTATGTGGTTGCGGGGATTTCTTTAGGCGGAAAAGAAGAAGCATTATTCTACCTGATCGTGTATTCTTTTATGAGTTTGGGAGCATTTGCTATCTTATCTTTCTTAGAAGAAGGAAATCGCCACGTAACGTATGAATCTATCGCCGGACTTGCGAAGTCCAGGCCTTGGACTAGTTTCGCACTATTTATCTTCTTCTTATCTTTAGCCGGTATCCCTCCTTTAGGTGGATTCTGGGCAAAATTATTCCTATTCCAAAAGATCGCAGAGGGAACAGACCAGATCTCCAGATTATTGCTTATCGGTGGGATAGCAAACTCGGCATTGGCATTATATTATTATGTGAAAGTCGGAATACTTGCTTATATGAGCTCTGAAGAAGGAGAAATTTCTAAATTAGATTCTCCTAAAACAAGTTACGGAGTTTTATTCGTATCCGTAATTTCTTTGGTAGCAGTATTATTAGGTTGGTATTTTATCCAACCTAAGGATTTGAATAATTTAAATTTCGCAAACAAATCCGCAGAATTACAAAAGTAAGATGTCCAGTTTTAAAAAAGTTCTCTCTTCTATTAAGGAATATTTTGGGCCCATTCCCAAATTCGATGGAGAGAACGCAAGATTTAGAGAAGCAATTTATCTTTATTCTAAAAATCGTTCCGAAAAAAATTTAGAAAAACTTTCCGCTGAACTTACCAAGGCTTACTTTCTGATCCCTCATGCAGGTGAGGAAGCTGTTCCTAAAAAAGCGAAATCTAAGAAGAAAGCTGCCGCTAAGAAAAAGAAAAAAACTTCTCCTAAAAAAGGACCTCAACCTATCGTACTATTATATGTAAGCGATGAACATGGTAGAGTTTTCTTGCCTGCATTCTCCCATCCTTCCGAATCATTCCGTTATTTTAAAAAAGATACCGCGCTTGTCCCAATCACCGCAAAAGAGTTATGGGCCTTAGGTCTACAAAATAAGGGAGTTTCCGGAGTGGCCATAGATCCTGGATCCACGTTATGGTTGCTTTCCAGGGATCATTTGGAATTATTGCAAAAAGAAAAATAATCCTTCTATTTTTATCGAACGCATCCATGTATTCCTCTTTTCGAATATATATTTTCAACCTTCTTCTTTTTTCCTTATTATTCACGAACTGTATTTTGGTTTCGAGATCGGAACTTTCTTCTCCTTCTACCTTAAACGAGGGAAAAGTATTAAAACATTATAAAAAAGTTTCTATTAAAGTGATCTATATTCCGGAGAAGGATGATCACGCTTATAATCTGGAAGAGGAAGAGCAGAAGAATAGAGAAGGGACTTGGACACAACTTTTGGTTTCCGCCTATGAGGACTCAGGGTTGTTTAGAGAAGTCACTATATCTTCCGATGGAGATCTCAAAGTCCAAATTAAGATTGTGGAATCTCAGGCAGAAGATAGGGGAATAGATTATACATTTTCCAAAGGTTGGGGCTTTCGTCCATACAGGGAAGAAGGCTCTTTTGCCATGAGCACTGACTTTTATAATGCTAAGGGTGAACTTCTGGGTTCAGTTGATTTAACTGAAAAATACGATTATTATTATCAGGTTTTCTTTATATTTCTAATGCCTTTTTATTCTTCCGGCGGAGAATACGAAAGGTTGGGACGTTTTATGGGATTAAAGACCTTGGATAGGGCATTATCTAAGGAAATTTTTATCCCCAAAAAATAATCTCTAAAAATTTTCTGAAATAGTTCACCCAGATCCCGAATAAGATCAAATTGCTCGTGGCAAATATGATCAATCTATGAATAACGTTGTTATAAGTAAGATGGACCAAGCTATGTATAGTCCTAAGTCCCACATAGACCCAAGCCAGCTGAAAATTTAAAGGATCACTAGAACCCGTTAGGTATTGTATCAAACAGATAAGATAGAATAATAAGGGGATTTCCAATAGATTCATATAGTTCCGATTCGCAATGGATACCCATTGAGGAACATTTTTGGATTCTCCGAACTTAAAATCGT is a genomic window containing:
- a CDS encoding complex I subunit 4 family protein, coding for MPQYYLSILLFLPVLGIPFLFLSKNEKWIRLWSSIVTLGVCAMTVPLFLEFLRGDSGFQFTHHIWNFLKLQSGGLDYHIAIDGFSLLLVTMSALLFFLSVLSAFSNVKHRIREFFILLLLVETGVIGVFLSVNLIQFYVFWEWMVLPFTLMVGIWGEQGRIKAAMKYLVFSFTGSVFMLASILVLYHYTRTFDLEELAVVSLNLIPANIKFWLFVGFSFAFAIKVPLFPFHTWMPDVHEEAPTVGSVDLAGILLKIGLFAYVRVVIPIFPQVFLEYRNLLIVLAVAGIVYGALVALTQKNSKRLVAFSSLSHMGFCILGILTLTEEGVAGGMLQMVNHGFTSGLLFFILGFLHERTGSNELKDYSGLAKSAPFLAVAIGLAAFASAGLPGTNGFVGEFLVLIGTFKYSLIYGFLAGTAVIFAAGYMLYFARNLLFGEPNSLSSGLSPLNGREKFIIIIVSGIIILTGIFPNILLTYLKPSARVVLNLTSKQALQERAFLEQEGTLKNTKKKFINYRTLGTEPPSYEDRIGSGRGTGIPGKKTVSQEAEE
- a CDS encoding NADH-quinone oxidoreductase subunit N, whose amino-acid sequence is MNLIPNSNDLISILPILVLSGGGILLLGLQFFFQGFEFRIVRFTSGLVLIAAFFSLFVAQSNPGVGSYFSGHYEISTLGFWFGALYLIAAFCTVLASPRVLEQHNMEFPEFYPLLLFSVVGMFLMTSGTDTVTIFVGLELMSVCLYVLVGMARSDVYSLEASLKYFLLGSFSTGFFLFGMAFLFGGSGTTHLQDSLKPLLSAGFDSNFTKIGLLLLLTGISFKIALFPYHSWTPDAYEGALTPVTGFMATASKSASMGLLLVVFSKLPVSASVGEWTWIMGILALMSMTYGNFVALKQTSLKRVLAYSSIAHAGYVVAGISLGGKEEALFYLIVYSFMSLGAFAILSFLEEGNRHVTYESIAGLAKSRPWTSFALFIFFLSLAGIPPLGGFWAKLFLFQKIAEGTDQISRLLLIGGIANSALALYYYVKVGILAYMSSEEGEISKLDSPKTSYGVLFVSVISLVAVLLGWYFIQPKDLNNLNFANKSAELQK
- a CDS encoding MAPEG family protein; translation: MQKEYWLLPIGALALLTFFVLLQIPIRRLYAGIIGKVIADDFKFGESKNVPQWVSIANRNYMNLLEIPLLFYLICLIQYLTGSSDPLNFQLAWVYVGLRTIHSLVHLTYNNVIHRLIIFATSNLILFGIWVNYFRKFLEIIFWG
- a CDS encoding SseB family protein, whose product is MSSFKKVLSSIKEYFGPIPKFDGENARFREAIYLYSKNRSEKNLEKLSAELTKAYFLIPHAGEEAVPKKAKSKKKAAAKKKKKTSPKKGPQPIVLLYVSDEHGRVFLPAFSHPSESFRYFKKDTALVPITAKELWALGLQNKGVSGVAIDPGSTLWLLSRDHLELLQKEK